AGCGGCCTTTCCGCGCCGCCGTCATCGAGCAATGCACCTATGACGGCACGATCTACGACGCCGAATGGATCACGAAAAAGATCGGCCATCTTTGCGATTATATTCTGTTCGACGAGGCCTGGGCGGGCTTCATGAAATTCCACCCGCTTTATGAGCGGCGCTACGCCATGGGCCTCAAGGATCTGAGCGAAGCGTCTCCCGGCATCGTCGCGACGCAATCGACGCACAAGCAGCTTGCAAGTTTTTCTCAGGCGTCGCAGATCCATGTGCGCGACCGCCACATCAAGGGACAGAAGCGCCGCGTCGAGCACAGGCGTTTCAACGAAGGATTCATGCAGCACGCCTCGACCTCGCCCTTCTATCCGCTCTTCGCGTCGCTCGACGTCGGCGCGCAGATGATGAAGGGACGCTCCGGCGAGGTGCTGTGGGACGACACCGTCCGCCTCGGCGTCGAGTTGCGCAAGAAGCTGCGCGCCGTGCGGCGGGAATTCGAGGACAAGGAGAAGGATCCGGCGCGACGCTGGTTCTTCGACCCCTTCGTTCCGGACAAGATCTCGATCCCAGACGCCGCGCGCGATTTCGGCGCCCATCGCGTTCCCTGGGAGTCGGTGTCGACGGAGCAGCTCGCCCGCGACGCGCGTTTCTGGGAGCTTGCGCCCGAGGCCGAATGGCACGGCTTTGAAAACATGGCCCCAGGCTTCGCCATCACCGACCCGTGCAAGCTGACATTGCTGACGCCCGGCTTCGACCGCAGCACAGGCGCCTATGAGAATCACGGCGTCCCCGCCCCGATCGTCGCGCAATATCTGCGCGAGAACCGGATCGTCCCTGAGAAGAACGATCTAAATTCCCTGCTCTTCCTGCTGACGCCCGGCGTTGAATCGAGCAAGGCGGGAACGCTCGTTTCCGCGCTTGTCGCCTTCAAACGTCTGCATGACGACAATGCGCCGATGCAGGACGTCATCCCCGAATTCGTGGCGCGGCGGCCCGCACGTTACAAGGGCGTTCGCTTGCGCGACCTCTGCGGAGAAATGCACCGGTTTTTCAAGGAGTCCGCCGTGAGCGCGCTGCAGCGCGCGCAATTCGCGGCGGAACATCTGCCGGAGATGGCGATGACGCCGCGCGAGGCCTATCTTCATCTCGTGCGCAACAAGGTGGACTATCTTACGCTCGATGAGATCGAAGGCCGCATCGCGACGACGCTCTTCGTCATCTACCCGCCCGGCATCGCGACCATCGTGCCCGGCGAGCGGCTGAGCGATCGCGCCCGGCCAATGATCCAGTATCTCAAAATGTTCGAACGCGGCGCCAATCTCTTTCCTGGCTTCGACTACGAGATCCAGGGCCTCTATAAGGAGACGGACCAGCAGGGCCGGATGCGGCTTCACACTTACGTCGTGAGCGAATGACCTTAGAGCTAGAGACGGACCCGACCGCTCCTTCGCAGAGCCAGAGAATCGTCGTGCGCGCGTCGCGCGACGAAGACGTCGACGCAATGCTCGCAATCTATCTGCATCATGTGCGCAAAGGACTCGATCCCAAGGACGCCCCGCTCTACGAGGCGCCTCAGAAGGAGGACCTTAAGAGGCGTCGCAAAAATATGGGAAAGCATCGGCTTCCCCATCTGGTCGCGGAGTTGGAGCGAACGGTTATCGGCTATGCTTACGCTGTGCCCTTCCGTAAGCGTCCCGCCTATCGCTATGTCGTGAAGCATTCGATCTATGTGGATCCGAGCCATCTCCACAGGGGCGTCGGCCGGTTGTTGCTGCCGGCGCTGATCGACGCCTGCGCCGCCGCGGGCTTTCGGCAGATGATCGGCTACATCGACGCTTCCAATACGCCTTCGCTCAAGCTGCATGAGGCCTGCGGCTTTGCGCAGGTCGGCTATTTGTCGTCGGTCGGCTTCAAATATGGAAGATGGACGGATTCGATCATCATGCAGCGCTCATTGGGGCCCGGGGCCACGACATTGCCCGGCGGGCGCGATTAGCCGCTCACGAAGGAGTTGAACTTTGCATTTTGCCTCAATACTATGCAAAAGGGGGAACGACAGCATAGAGACGTAACGTGCAAATCTCCCTCCAGGAAGCAATCGAGATCCACGCCAAAGCCCTGAAAAAGCGGCACAGGGATCGTGCGCCGGCAGCGGCGCG
The nucleotide sequence above comes from Methylocystis parvus OBBP. Encoded proteins:
- a CDS encoding GNAT family N-acetyltransferase: MTLELETDPTAPSQSQRIVVRASRDEDVDAMLAIYLHHVRKGLDPKDAPLYEAPQKEDLKRRRKNMGKHRLPHLVAELERTVIGYAYAVPFRKRPAYRYVVKHSIYVDPSHLHRGVGRLLLPALIDACAAAGFRQMIGYIDASNTPSLKLHEACGFAQVGYLSSVGFKYGRWTDSIIMQRSLGPGATTLPGGRD
- a CDS encoding Orn/Lys/Arg decarboxylase N-terminal domain-containing protein, yielding MDFFQRFTFLFSSPNFEADDLEGLRVGQIIAAIERMGFQVVRARRLEDAEIVVQTDAAIGCLVVDWGKKGIEGKTASLIDLMRKRGLEMPIVLLIRRKRFEDIPVEVLDFIDGYVFLAEETPEFIAKNLVSRLKQYADTLKTPFFGALVDYAEEGNQLWTCPGHNGGIFYSRSPIGRIFMEHLGEAVFRDDLDNSVVELGDLLTHEGPALKAQKAAAEIFGAEKTYFVLNGTSSSNKIVLNNLVAEGDLVLFDRNNHKAAHHGALLLSGGVPIFLPTTRNAFGLIGPIDHRSFDETALRERIRANPLVKDKDAWRKERPFRAAVIEQCTYDGTIYDAEWITKKIGHLCDYILFDEAWAGFMKFHPLYERRYAMGLKDLSEASPGIVATQSTHKQLASFSQASQIHVRDRHIKGQKRRVEHRRFNEGFMQHASTSPFYPLFASLDVGAQMMKGRSGEVLWDDTVRLGVELRKKLRAVRREFEDKEKDPARRWFFDPFVPDKISIPDAARDFGAHRVPWESVSTEQLARDARFWELAPEAEWHGFENMAPGFAITDPCKLTLLTPGFDRSTGAYENHGVPAPIVAQYLRENRIVPEKNDLNSLLFLLTPGVESSKAGTLVSALVAFKRLHDDNAPMQDVIPEFVARRPARYKGVRLRDLCGEMHRFFKESAVSALQRAQFAAEHLPEMAMTPREAYLHLVRNKVDYLTLDEIEGRIATTLFVIYPPGIATIVPGERLSDRARPMIQYLKMFERGANLFPGFDYEIQGLYKETDQQGRMRLHTYVVSE